In Pseudomonas deceptionensis, a single window of DNA contains:
- a CDS encoding TcfC E-set like domain-containing protein, with translation MGHALIVCGAIIVSASVNAEVNPSSTLGVLSQAESLPDGFQEHFFDVPLAVRIDVNTQLLGDALVILGRDETIRLLSFTDTQQSALPEAERAQWLGQLAKPVALGSCTENCANGLVALHYNLQDSQLSILTDDAEQQGAAAQYHSLPEGGSAGLILQNQLNIARGGGSESSTAARYNVQASSSIGNWSQVASAELARTGQPDSPTYHSLNQLYGQREFAGNYLRLGYFTPDALGVYRRPRNFGASPDTTLGFMYGTSDSLAVNSTSPSTYPVYVTPSRQGLVEVYRDGVLIYSQAVTSGLQTLDTRRLPGGIYAVQVRLIEDGQVTSTTEEVIYKPNNWRNADQPWRYSVFGGKRRQLFNNWGDDVQYDQGLTYGALVNYLVHPRVILGADAQRVAQKMQYGSSIDWSLSDKISLYSNVYQTSDYGTGMDVQVRYQYQGGSAMFSHSRSWLDTRNDINYLDTVAVRPKNRFNGRTQNSALSVTQRLSLTSSLTGRVSHSSGNTNGTGVDLSWLRRSTLFGSDVNWQVSLFDRPASISTGSQRNRGIDLSINLALGKPGGSLSASIGSRTSRDGERELNGSLGYNKVLDGDFLKGFSTSLTADSYGAGLSGATQFETRVLNGDAYAQRSSYNGEISGGLNLSSTVAVGAGTVAASGNFYGGDGAMIVDLDSDIDNLVLRADDMDGSYGAALKAGRNIVPVGAYKSGTVHFDFNGSDAHAASIQPPQTRYHLNKGGVIYQKVRVLKTLSVLGRIVDPQGRPMAGAHIQNHASTGVTEADGFFVLEMSEASPSLEVNHRGQPACSVLLEPTKHKRENNVLLVADIVCNPTSVGVAKGA, from the coding sequence ATGGGCCATGCCCTGATTGTTTGCGGGGCGATCATTGTATCGGCCAGCGTTAACGCTGAGGTTAATCCATCGTCCACGTTAGGTGTACTCAGTCAGGCAGAGTCTTTACCTGATGGTTTTCAGGAACACTTCTTCGATGTGCCCTTGGCCGTGCGTATTGATGTAAACACCCAATTGCTGGGCGATGCCCTGGTGATCCTCGGTCGTGATGAAACCATTCGATTGTTGAGTTTTACCGATACACAACAAAGCGCATTGCCTGAGGCAGAGCGTGCCCAATGGCTGGGGCAGTTGGCCAAGCCTGTTGCGCTGGGCAGTTGTACTGAAAATTGTGCAAATGGTTTGGTGGCCTTGCACTACAACCTGCAAGACTCACAGCTTTCGATTTTGACCGATGACGCCGAGCAACAAGGCGCAGCGGCTCAATACCACAGCCTGCCCGAAGGCGGCAGTGCCGGTCTGATTCTGCAAAATCAATTGAACATTGCCCGTGGTGGTGGCTCCGAATCCAGCACGGCGGCGCGTTATAACGTGCAGGCCAGCAGCAGCATCGGCAACTGGTCACAAGTGGCCTCGGCCGAGCTGGCGCGTACTGGCCAGCCCGACTCTCCCACTTATCACTCTCTGAACCAGCTCTACGGCCAGCGCGAGTTTGCCGGTAATTATCTGCGTCTGGGGTATTTCACTCCGGATGCGCTAGGGGTGTATCGACGACCGCGTAATTTTGGCGCCAGCCCTGATACCACCCTCGGCTTTATGTACGGGACCAGCGACAGCCTGGCCGTGAACAGCACAAGCCCCAGCACCTACCCCGTGTATGTCACGCCCAGCCGTCAGGGCCTTGTCGAGGTGTATCGCGACGGTGTGCTGATTTATAGCCAGGCCGTTACCAGTGGTTTACAGACACTGGACACCCGGCGCTTGCCCGGTGGCATTTACGCCGTGCAGGTGCGTTTGATCGAGGATGGACAAGTCACCTCCACGACCGAAGAGGTGATCTACAAGCCCAATAACTGGCGCAATGCCGATCAACCCTGGCGCTACAGCGTGTTCGGTGGCAAACGACGTCAATTGTTCAATAACTGGGGCGATGACGTTCAATATGATCAGGGTTTGACCTACGGAGCTCTGGTCAATTACCTGGTGCATCCCCGAGTCATTCTGGGGGCTGACGCCCAACGTGTTGCGCAAAAAATGCAATACGGCAGTTCAATAGACTGGAGCCTGTCAGACAAGATCAGCCTCTACAGCAACGTGTATCAAACGTCTGACTACGGCACGGGAATGGACGTTCAGGTCCGCTATCAGTATCAAGGCGGCAGCGCGATGTTTTCCCACTCGCGCTCCTGGCTTGATACCCGCAATGACATTAACTACCTGGACACCGTCGCAGTTCGCCCAAAAAACCGCTTCAACGGCCGTACTCAAAATTCAGCGTTGTCGGTTACCCAGCGCCTGAGCCTGACCAGCAGCCTCACCGGCCGGGTCAGCCACAGTAGCGGCAACACCAACGGCACTGGGGTGGATCTGAGCTGGTTACGCAGGAGCACGCTGTTTGGTAGCGATGTGAACTGGCAGGTCTCTTTGTTTGACCGCCCCGCGAGCATCAGCACCGGGAGCCAGCGCAATCGCGGGATCGACCTGAGCATCAACCTGGCGCTGGGCAAGCCCGGGGGCAGTCTCTCGGCCAGTATCGGCAGCCGCACCTCCCGTGATGGCGAGCGTGAGCTCAATGGTTCATTGGGTTACAACAAGGTCCTGGACGGTGATTTTCTCAAAGGTTTTTCCACCAGCCTGACGGCCGACAGTTACGGCGCGGGCTTGAGCGGCGCCACACAATTTGAAACCCGAGTGCTTAACGGCGACGCCTATGCACAGCGCTCTTCTTATAACGGAGAGATCAGCGGTGGCTTGAACCTCAGCAGCACCGTGGCCGTCGGCGCAGGGACTGTGGCTGCCAGCGGTAATTTTTATGGGGGCGACGGGGCAATGATCGTCGATCTGGATTCAGACATCGACAACCTGGTATTGCGCGCCGACGATATGGACGGCAGTTATGGCGCAGCGCTTAAAGCCGGGCGAAATATAGTGCCGGTGGGTGCTTATAAAAGTGGCACGGTGCACTTCGATTTCAATGGCAGTGATGCCCACGCCGCGTCGATACAACCTCCACAGACGCGCTACCACCTCAATAAAGGCGGCGTGATCTATCAAAAAGTGCGTGTCCTCAAAACCCTGTCGGTGCTGGGGCGTATTGTCGATCCCCAGGGCCGTCCCATGGCGGGCGCACATATTCAAAATCATGCCAGCACCGGTGTCACAGAGGCAGACGGGTTCTTTGTTCTGGAAATGAGCGAAGCGTCACCCAGCCTTGAAGTAAATCATCGTGGGCAGCCAGCGTGCAGTGTGCTTCTGGAACCGACCAAACATAAGCGTGAAAACAATGTGCTGCTGGTGGCCGATATTGTTTGCAACCCAACTTCGGTGGGTGTCGCTAAAGGGGCGTGA
- a CDS encoding CS1 type fimbrial major subunit — translation MQRTFIATVSPLALALFAALGATQVSAADPIEVQVQLVASIPSTSFYVVPAQTGWIGVAQRMEWTPSATGPGKLSSLRRAFDVKNSSGAIAARITDADGAYLSSGEQMVPLEVSFNNMALNNTSKEFISATEAAAGKRVDLTIAAVDTGSEFTPGEYSGIVNMTFDAVAPVTP, via the coding sequence ATGCAACGCACTTTTATCGCTACTGTTAGCCCATTGGCCCTTGCCTTGTTTGCCGCCCTGGGCGCTACTCAAGTGTCTGCTGCCGACCCGATCGAAGTACAAGTTCAGTTGGTTGCCAGTATCCCATCAACTTCGTTTTACGTTGTTCCGGCACAAACCGGCTGGATCGGTGTGGCGCAACGTATGGAGTGGACGCCCAGTGCTACGGGGCCTGGCAAGTTGAGCTCTCTGCGCAGAGCCTTTGACGTCAAAAACAGCTCGGGTGCCATTGCCGCACGCATTACCGATGCAGACGGGGCTTATCTGTCCAGCGGCGAACAAATGGTTCCGCTTGAAGTGAGCTTTAATAACATGGCACTTAATAACACCAGCAAGGAGTTTATCAGCGCCACTGAGGCGGCTGCCGGTAAACGCGTTGACCTGACGATTGCCGCCGTTGATACAGGCAGTGAATTTACGCCGGGTGAATACAGCGGCATCGTAAACATGACGTTCGATGCTGTAGCACCTGTCACGCCTTAA